A stretch of Myxocyprinus asiaticus isolate MX2 ecotype Aquarium Trade chromosome 42, UBuf_Myxa_2, whole genome shotgun sequence DNA encodes these proteins:
- the LOC127432913 gene encoding 2-acylglycerol O-acyltransferase 2-A-like, producing the protein MKINFAPVDVPLDRRLQTASVLQWVFCFLGLAPCCIVLFFYLLFTRFWIISVLYATWWYNDWDTPSQGGRKVPLLCRMSLWEHMRDYFPIKLVKTADLDPRQNYVLGFHPHGILVAGAFINFCTEATGFSKLFPGLKSNLLMLPLWFRAPFFRDYIMCAGLVSSDKESAKYLLQRKGGGSAVVIAVGGAPEALDARPGDYTVHLANKKGFIKLALENGAHLVPIYSFGENEVFDQVENPRGTWLRSIQECLQSIMGVSLPLFHARGVFQYSFGLMPYRKPINTVVGRPIKVEKNEKPTTEDLNTLHQLYMDELTRLFEEHKGNYGVPEDSHLVYL; encoded by the exons ATGAAGATTAATTTTGCTCCAGTTGATGTGCCTCTGGATAGGAGGCTTCAGACTGCTTCCGTTCTGCAGTGGGTCTTCTGTTTCCTAGGCCTGG CCCcctgctgtattgtattgttcttcTATCTGCTCTTCACCCGTTTCTGGATCATCAGTGTGCTGTATGCCACCTGGTGGTACAACGATTGGGACACACCTTCACAAGGAGGTAGAAAAGTGCCCCTACTATGCCGAATGAGCTTATGGGAGCACATGAGAGATTATTTCCCCATAAAG CTAGTGAAGACAGCAGATCTGGACCCCAGGCAGAACTATGTGCTGGGTTTTCATCCCCATGGTATTCTTGTGGCTGGCGCATTCATTAATTTCTGCACAGAAGCGACTGGCTTCAGTAAACTCTTTCCTGGGCTGAAGAGCAACCTTCTCATGCTGCCTCTCTGGTTCAGAGCCCCATTCTTCAGAGACTATATTATGTGTGCAG gcCTGGTTTCATCAGACAAGGAGAGTGCCAAGTATCTGCTCCAGCGAAAAGGGGGTGGGAGCGCTGTGGTCATTGCAGTTGGAGGTGCCCCTGAGGCTTTGGATGCCCGTCCTGGTGACTACACCGTACACTTAGCCAATAAGAAGGGCTTTATTAAACTTGCACTAGAGAATGG TGCCCATTTGGTTCCTATATATTCTTTTGGAGAGAACGAGGTATTTGACCAGGTGGAGAATCCTCGTGGCACCTGGCTAAGATCTATCCAAGAGTGCCTACAGAGCATCATGGGTGTTTCTTTGCCCCTTTTCCATGCACGTGGAGTTTTCCAGTACAGTTTTGGCCTAATGCCCTACAGAAAGCCCATCAACACTGTTG TGGGTCGGCCAATCAAGGTAGAGAAAAACGAGAAACCCACAACAGAGGATTTGAACACTCTTCACCAGCTCTATATGGATGAACTCACTCGCCTCTTCGAGGAACACAAAGGAAATTATGGAGTACCTGAAGACTCTCACTTGGTGTACCTCTGA